The stretch of DNA tataattttaaaaaggaaagaaaccggaaaaaagaattaaactATATATATTCAAGTAAAACTCGTTTATGTTATGCACAACAGGCAACGACGAgataattataaatcaGCATATGAATAATCTCCTCAACATTATTCGTTTACTTGTTTGTGGCCCAACACTCAATTTGGTAGTGTCTCGTTCATTAATGTTACCCAACTAGAATTTATGCAAACCACTTTAAATATGGGTATTTTTCTCCGAATAATCCAGAATGACGCAATAGAGGAAAAAGCTAGAATCAGTTTCCGCAACCTACAGAAAGGTTATGTATTTTGAGTgaatattattgttatgaGGCTATAGTACTTCAATTGTGGATTGGAATGTCATAGTTTCATTCTGTGTGAATTTAATTTAGGACAGAGCTTGTTAATTTGATTAGTGCTGGCATGGGTTTTTGATCTCAATTGTGCTATATTTTTTGCCTGTAGATACtgttactactactactgttgaagaaaaaaaaaaactcttGATGTGAAAGGTTTTCAAAAWTYCCTGTTGCAGTGGCTTGACATTTTTAATCATCCTCAATACCCTCAATGGTCAGGGATATTATAGCGTTGGACGATCTTACACCAAACAATCTTGGTGTGCTTAAGAAGATTAATGAGGTTACCTTGCCCATAAAGTATCCCGAATCATGGTACAAGCAAATATTAGAGTCCTCAAactcaattgttcaattagCATATTATTCTGAATTGCCTGTGGGGGGAATAAAAGCTAGAACATTCCACAACAAtcacaatttgaaattcaatgattttgtGAATAATAAACTGCTGCAAGTATTATCAAAGACTCCTAATACTGTATACATTGAAAGTTTTGCTGTCTTGGAAGCGTACCGCGGTTTAGGGATTGGGAAGaagttattgaattatttaatcGAAGAGACTAAGAAAAGATTTATTCATGAAATCATTATTCATGTAAGTGTGGCCAATCATGAGGCAATCTCCTGGTATAAGAAACAGGGATTTCTGCAGGGTGAGTTAGTTCCCGATTATTATAAAGACCAAGGTTTGGAATCGCCAGAGGCTTATATTTTCACTATAGCAGTATAGGAAATGATTATATAACCGACATCTATATTTAAAAGATAATATACATGAGTTGATGGAAACTTTCTGTTtcataaataaaataaaaaagaaagaaagatagAAAAATTGCGATTAAAGACTAATCAAAACTTTACAATTCCtaataaatgaatgaacGAATAACAAAAGTGGGAAACTAAGCTTAATTATCTCCTTCATCTTCTGTATCAGTATTAATATCAGTGAACACCTCTTCATCTTCACTTTCTTCCTCGACTTCATCttttgatgatttctttttcttgagATCGGATCCTCTTAATGCAGCTATAGCTCCTGCTAAACTGTCTTCTTCTGGATCTGAAATATCACTATCAGATTCGCTGTCTTCTGACTCGTCCTCTTCGTCaaacttctttttcaatccTGCAAGACTCTTACCAATGGATACTGGTGTAACTTCTAAATCAATAGGTATATCAACGTCACATCCGAAATATGCATTGTTCTTCATAACCAATCTATAATAATAGTTCCCAACGTTACCAATAGCTCCAGgtaattgaattttataGGTTCCGATTCTAACATCAGTTCCCTTGATCCATGCTTCTTGCAGTAATTCCAAGTTGTTCAAATCTATATTTTCCAACACATAGTTGGTACTGTCTTCAAGCAATCTGTTTTCCTTCTGTCCGATAACATAGCAACTCCAAGAATTACGGATTGGTTGCGGGAAATATGGAGCATAAGAATATGgcaatttcttttgttgcTCATTGACAATTAATGGGTTCTTCATGTATTCCAAagtttcttcatcttttaaTCTCtcatcttcaatatcaggacatgatttcaatttaggAGATTTAACCAAAAACTTAATGGAAATGTGTCCTTGTGAGTTTGGATGAACAACACCATCTTCTTCGCCAGGGACTTTGATCTCAGCATCAATAATACGAAGTGTCGGAATGTGTTGAGCTACATTCAATGCACGCTCCAAATGTTCATCGCTTTGTATTCCCAATGCTTTCTTGGCTTCATCCTTAGAAATAGCGAAAAGCTTACCTAATTTTCGGATAGATTGTTTGGATACAATTTCTGGATCCACATATGGTAACTGTAATAACTCTTGGTATCTCCCTGTTGGCTTAACAGCTTGAATTATTGACTTCTTCAAATCTTCGGCGGCGAAAATTGTTTCGTGGAGTCTGAACACAATGGCTATGTCAATCAATCCATTAATCAAAAATGGTAATCTTGCAATGAGATCaacttttttcttctcgACTTTAGGATCACTGTCAAACTGTCTATTTAAATACCTGTACACCAAATCTTTCAACTCTGCATGTGAAGCATTAGGAAATTCTTGTCTAATTTCTTCACTTTCCAAAACATAATCCAAAATAACATCTGGTGTAATGACCTTTGCAGGATCCCTGTCGGTAAACTTACGAACAAAGTTGGCAGCAGTATCAACATGCAAACCTTTCCTGGTATGTGACTTCACATTGCTCCACCATTTTCCAACAATAAATGGTAACAAGATACCTATGAccataaaatataaaacaacaactaatGAACTATATTTTCCTTCGACCAAAAATTGAGGCAAGGCAATACCATGTGTGGCTGGTTGCTCCCCGTCAGGGTGACCGTACCTTAAAAAGTTTTCTCTGGTAACTTCATCAGTCAATGCCTTGTAAGCAGAAGTCAATCTAATATAAGCTTGTTCTGCTTGAGATCTTTGTTCCTCAGTCAAATCCTTAGGTAATTTATCTGGATGATATTTCAAAGATAACTTTCTATAATGACTCTTGATTTCTCTTTCACTAGCAGTAAACGAGACATCCAAAATAGTGTATGGATCAAATAATACTGTTAAATCAGCTTCCTTGGTAACATACTTTGCCACGTATATAACAATGCTCCATCCGATAAGCAAGAAGATTAATGttttattgaatattttcaGAGACTTTTGCTTGGATTGGAACGATTTGATTTCAGACAAGTTGGGCACTTTCAAAGTCTCGCTGTTTTCTTGAATTGCTCCAACAATGGATTGATTTTCCTTGGTGGGATTGGTATTTGTAAAAACTCTAGATATGTACTTTATGGTCAATGgcaacaaaataaaagataACAACGCCAACACAAAGAATGGCCATGTTTCTCCCAGCTCATCATAATTATATTCTGAAGAACCCATTATTATCACTTAGaactttttgaatttagaaCACAAATGGTTTGAAAAGTGTTGGGTGTATGTGCTTTTttctaaaagaaaatgaaaaactttttttgtATTCTGTTTTCCCTTTTAATACATAAATTATTGGTGTTTGTATTTTTGACGTGTGTTGTCCTTTTACTTAAGGCtagagagagaaaaaaaagagaaacaattgattgcCATACAAATGTTGACTTCCGCATTAGGAAGGATAATGCAAAACTTGTgagcaaagaaaaaaaagtactCAGTCTTATCTTGAGTTGTAGAGTAATCGccaaaaaaacaactaGAGGCTTAAAGTAAACAAATAGTATTatgatttggaaattatttcaattacaAGAATACAAAGTTAAACTACTACTAAAGTAAAAAAGCATAGTATTTAAAAACTAATGATGGAACAAACGGATTGGGTTTTCCACGTACACAATATCGTTAGCATCTGCAGCAGCAAAGACAGCTTTGTCCATAACAGATCCTGATGGAGCAGCAATAAATTTCACACCTGATCTAGCAGCTCTGTAAACATTATCTGGGAATGGGAAAAATGCATCTGAGGATAATGCAACATTAGATAATTTACTCAAccattcttttctttcttcagCTGTTAATGGTTCTGGTATTTCGGCAAATTTAGATTCGTATTCAGATTTTTCTGGTTCCTCAGTTGGGATTTGGTTGGTAACATATAAGTCAATtgcatttgatttttctgGTCTTTTGGTACCTTTAGCCCATTTGAAACCCAAAACCTTTGGATGTTGTCTTAACCACCAATTGTCGGCTTTGTCACCAGCTAATCTGGTACAGTGAATACGAGATTGTTGACCAGCTCCTAAGCCGATAACCATACCGTTCTTAGCGTAACAAA from Candida albicans SC5314 chromosome R, complete sequence encodes:
- the NAT5 gene encoding peptide alpha-N-acetyltransferase subunit (Subunit of the N-terminal acetyltransferase NatA; Spider biofilm repressed), with protein sequence MVRDIIALDDLTPNNLGVLKKINEVTLPIKYPESWYKQILESSNSIVQLAYYSELPVGGIKARTFHNNHNLKFNDFVNNKSSQVLSKTPNTVYIESFAVLEAYRGLGIGKKLLNYLIEETKKRFIHEIIIHVSVANHEAISWYKKQGFSQGELVPDYYKDQGLESPEAYIFTIAV
- a CDS encoding protein-transporting protein (Endoplasmic reticulum (ER) protein-translocation complex subunit); the protein is MGSSEYNYDESGETWPFFVLALLSFILLPLTIKYISRVFTNTNPTKENQSIVGAIQENSETLKVPNLSEIKSFQSKQKSSKIFNKTLIFLLIGWSIVIYVAKYVTKEADLTVLFDPYTILDVSFTASEREIKSHYRKLSLKYHPDKLPKDLTEEQRSQAEQAYIRLTSAYKALTDEVTRENFLRYGHPDGEQPATHGIALPQFLVEGKYSSLVVVLYFMVIGILLPFIVGKWWSNVKSHTRKGLHVDTAANFVRKFTDRDPAKVITPDVILDYVLESEEIRQEFPNASHAELKDLVYRYLNRQFDSDPKVEKKKVDLIARLPFLINGLIDIAIVFRLHETIFAAEDLKKSIIQAVKPTGRYQELLQLPYVDPEIVSKQSIRKLGKLFAISKDEAKKALGIQSDEHLERALNVAQHIPTLRIIDAEIKVPGEEDGVVHPNSQGHISIKFLVKSPKLKSCPDIEDERLKDEETLEYMKNPLIVNEQQKKLPYSYAPYFPQPIRNSWSCYVIGQKENRLLEDSTNYVLENIDLNNLELSQEAWIKGTDVRIGTYKIQLPGAIGNVGNYYYRLVMKNNAYFGCDVDIPIDLEVTPVSIGKSLAGLKKKFDEEDESEDSESDSDISDPEEDSLAGAIAALRGSDLKKKKSSKDEVEEESEDEEVFTDINTDTEDEGDN